Sequence from the Penicillium oxalicum strain HP7-1 chromosome IV, whole genome shotgun sequence genome:
GCGTCAATTGCCCGTCGTCCTGGACTGCGGCACAAATGTGAGTTTAGCCTTTGGCATTGTGACTTGGGCCATGACAACCAAACTAAATTCATTCAACTAGAACGAAGAGTTGCTCAAGGACGAGCTCTATCTCGGTCTCAGAGAGCCTCGTGTCCGAGGGCAGGAGTATGACCAATTTCTGGACAAATTTGTGCAAATTGCTCGCAGGCGTTTCCCAAATGCCTATATCCATTTGTGAGTGGCTACCTCTTTACTTTTGTTTTCATTTGTCCACCATCATGTTCTTTGGCTGATGACATTTAGTGAGGATTTTGGTCTTTCAAACGCAAAACGAATCCTCGACAAGTACCAATCCCAAATCCCGTGCTTCAATGATGATATCCAAGGTACCGGCTGTGTTACCCTGGCAGCTATGCTTACGGCCCTGCAGGTCAGCGACGTGAAGATTGAGGATGTTCGAGTGGTCATATTTGGCTCTGGGACCGCCGGGACTGGCATCGCAGATCAGATTGTGGagaccatcaccacccaGGCGAACAAATCCAAGGAGGACGCCTGTAAACAGATTTGGTAAGTCAAGACTCGAAGAGACCAAGATGATGAACTCGAAGATGCGTCAAGCGCACGCAGCCACTATACCAAAGAGGCTTTTACCATATCACTGACAATTTCGCCCATTACCTCCAACGCAGGTGTATCGACAAACCGGGCCTCCTTCTCAAATCCCACGGTGATAAACTCACCGACGCCCAAGCCACATTTGCCAGAGACGACAAGGAGTGGCCAGACGACAAGAACCTCGACCTTTTAACCGTGATCCGTCAAGTTCAACCACATGTGCTCATCGGAACCTCCACCAAACCGGGAGCTTTCACAGAGGAAGTCGTCCGAGAAATGGCCAAACACGTCGACCGCCCCATCATTTTCCCCCTGAGTAATCCAACTCGTCTCCATGAAGCCAAACCCCAGGATTTGTACAATTGGACAGAAGGAAAAGTCTTGACTGCGACTGGAAGTCCGTTCCCCCCCGTGGAGTACGAGGGTCAAAAGTACGAGATTGGTAGGTCCACGCAACAAATTGACatttctctcccctctttccttcccccccctccaaatcAATCAGTTTTAGTCCACATGCTCGTTCAGACTCAACCTCATACTAAatccctcccctccccagcCGAATGCAACAACTCAACATGTTTCCCCGGTATCGGCCTCGGCGCCATCCTATCACGCAGCCGACTCGTTTCCAAGAAGATGCTCGTCGCCGCCACCGAAGCATTACAAGCGAAATCCCCATCACTCGCGGATCCCACTCAGCCACTCTTACCAGATGTAGAAGACGTTCGGGAAATCAGCGTGAATATCGCTGCGGGTGTGATTCGATGCGCGCAGGAGGAAGATCTcgcggaggagaaggacatTCCTGCGGATGAATCCGAGTTGAAAGAGTGGATTCGAGCGCAGATGTGGGAGCCTGTTTATCGGCCTTTGGCGAAGGCGGAATAAGTAGGGGGGTTTCGGGTTGTGCTGACTGAATCATGTGGGTGTAGTATTGATGAGTCAGATGGCGATTCTTGATCAGATGAGATGTCTGAATTTTAAAAGTGTATATCGTCTGGATTGCGCGAGGAGATGGGGGTAACTGCGTCCCGCTCTTTGTATACTTAATAAGCCCTTGGAACTAGAGGCTCGTACCAAGACATATGTGTTACGCACATGGAAATATCACCTCGTAAATATCAAGTGAAAGTAGAATGAATGGATGCAATTTGTAAAAAAGGTCGTTATTGTGAAAAGTACGACGACCGACTTGGCTAATAAGAAGGATTATAATACACGCTGCCCTCCAAAAATGTTCTTCCGTGATGAATGAAGTCCAAAAAACGAGCAGTAATCAAGAACCACAAGAACTCCTTGGGGAGAACCAtcagaaggagaaggagagagagaggaggggaaaaaaacaaaaccgACCCCTGAACAAGACACCAGACACAAATTGCTCATGGTACCCAGAGACGCATGAATCCGCCAACCTCCTGTCGACAGGTCACGCAACTACCAAAATTATTCATGGCAAGGCTCACACGACAATCTTCACATATGCAGAGACAGCGACAAGGCCAGGTGATGATCGACCGCGGATTAGTCTGACAAACGACACAAGGGGGTCCATTGGGTCCCAGACCTGTTGCTCCTGATTCCCAGGTATTCGGATCCGAGCTGGCGGAAGTCTCTGCGCGGCGTGAGAGGATCAATTGCTCCAGAATCTCTGTCTCTTCATCTGTCGAGGGCTTCCGAATCTCGGTGTTCGAGGTGGTTGTGGACATGTGAGTATGTAGACGAGATGACAAAAGAACTCTCgctttgtctttttccacTTGTTTCTTGTACTGACTACGAGTCATGATTCGATCAGGTTCTCGACTGGCGTTGAGGTGTGCGGCGAGAATACGAGCCTCTTCCCTACTTTCGCGATCCCGAGGGTCAAGCAGACGGGCAAATGTGCTCATGTCCAGCAATGGCTCTGGAGCTGGAGTGCTATCGCGAGAGTAGTGAGGATATGGGTTCGACTGAGTTGGAGTTCGACGTCCGTCTGAGGCCTCATCCTCCCACTCGGATTCTGAACCACAGGTGGACA
This genomic interval carries:
- a CDS encoding NAD-dependent malic enzyme; protein product: MTQTTSKFNHLPRAAAGPLKCPLQGTPLLASSHFNKGSAFPKDERAAFKLTGLLPPNIQTLEEQVERAYQQYGSRENDLAKNTFMASMKAQNEVLYYKLLQTHLKEMFSVIYTPTEGEAIQNYSRLFRKPEGCFLNIRDQDSIEESMMALSGDAEDIDYIVVSDGEEILGIGDQGVGAILISVAKLVITTLCAGIHPSRQLPVVLDCGTNNEELLKDELYLGLREPRVRGQEYDQFLDKFVQIARRRFPNAYIHFEDFGLSNAKRILDKYQSQIPCFNDDIQGTGCVTLAAMLTALQVSDVKIEDVRVVIFGSGTAGTGIADQIVETITTQANKSKEDACKQIWCIDKPGLLLKSHGDKLTDAQATFARDDKEWPDDKNLDLLTVIRQVQPHVLIGTSTKPGAFTEEVVREMAKHVDRPIIFPLSNPTRLHEAKPQDLYNWTEGKVLTATGSPFPPVEYEGQKYEIGRSTQQIDISLPSFLPPPPNQSVLVHMLVQTQPHTKSLPSPAECNNSTCFPGIGLGAILSRSRLVSKKMLVAATEALQAKSPSLADPTQPLLPDVEDVREISVNIAAGVIRCAQEEDLAEEKDIPADESELKEWIRAQMWEPVYRPLAKAE